TGCGTGATGGAATCAAGCGTTGAAAAGTTTAGGTCTGGAACACAAGAGATCGTGTTATTCAATCTCGCAACCAACAAATCAACTGTATAAGAGAAGAGGTTTAGCTGTATTTCCCTTTTATGCTAATTTCTCGGTTAAGATGTTCTAATCGTGCTGCGCTTCAGGAATGGATGATATGGCAAGTACCACCGTTGATTATTTGAACGCTAGCCTTCCTCCTGAACTTTTCCCAAATCCTCCTATTTTTAATGGCAAGGGAACTCCAAAACCTGGGTTACTGATTCAACATCACTACCAACCTGAGCACATAACTTTTGAACATTCTCATCAACAACACATTGTTAGCATTCCAGTGCGGGGAGAATGGATAGAGCGCAAAGTGGATGGGCGAACTTACAGAGAGTATCCAGGGCAAGGAGATATTGGAATTTATCCAGCACAGCAAGTGCATCAAATTCAATGGCAAGGCAATGCTGAATTTATTCTCCTTTGCCTGGAGCCGTGGATTGTAACGCAAGCTGCATCTCAAGTTGGAGTTGATAGCAACTTTGAATTAGTCCCGCATCTGAAAGTTCATGATTTATTGGTATATCAAATCGGGTTGACTTTAAGGGCTGAACTAGAGCCGGGTGAACTTGAAGATCCTCTCTATGTTGAATCCTTGGTTACAACTCTCCTGTTTCATCTACTTAAACACTATTCAAACTCTAAGCAGCAGCTCGCCTCAGCTGATTCAGGTAGATTGCC
This genomic window from Oscillatoria sp. FACHB-1407 contains:
- a CDS encoding AraC family transcriptional regulator; its protein translation is MASTTVDYLNASLPPELFPNPPIFNGKGTPKPGLLIQHHYQPEHITFEHSHQQHIVSIPVRGEWIERKVDGRTYREYPGQGDIGIYPAQQVHQIQWQGNAEFILLCLEPWIVTQAASQVGVDSNFELVPHLKVHDLLVYQIGLTLRAELEPGELEDPLYVESLVTTLLFHLLKHYSNSKQQLASADSGRLPQQQLQQVIDYVHEHLGSELAVSAIAQEISLSQYHFSRLFKQTTGMAPHQYVMQQRLERAKKLLRQSTRSLVDIAHECGFANQSHFAKTFRKLVGATPKAYRNGV